Proteins co-encoded in one Meiothermus sp. genomic window:
- a CDS encoding ABC transporter permease gives MRYLRVLGRFWGTALAAELEYRGNFVLAALSSLGGAAGSLFGISLLYQGGYQPGGWRFEEALLVLAAFLMLDGLAFTLLSPNLNRVVEQVQKGTLDFVLLKPLDSQFWLSFRTLSPWGLTDGLIGLAIWFYAGSRLQFAVLDYLLGFGLLGVAFVMLYSLWFIIGSSSIWFVKVANATEVLRAVLEAGRFPVQAFPAAYRFIFTFVVPVAFLTTVPAEAALGRLTVANLGLAVLIALGLLLFSRAFWRFALRSYTSASS, from the coding sequence GTGCGGTATCTACGGGTGCTGGGTCGTTTTTGGGGAACTGCCCTGGCCGCCGAGCTCGAGTACCGGGGCAATTTTGTACTGGCGGCCCTCTCCTCGCTGGGAGGTGCAGCGGGGAGCCTGTTTGGGATTTCCTTGCTTTACCAGGGGGGCTACCAGCCAGGCGGGTGGCGCTTCGAGGAGGCTTTACTGGTACTGGCGGCCTTCCTCATGCTGGATGGCCTGGCTTTTACTCTGCTTTCGCCCAACCTCAACCGGGTGGTGGAGCAGGTGCAGAAGGGCACACTCGACTTTGTGCTGCTCAAGCCGCTGGACAGCCAGTTCTGGCTCTCCTTTCGCACCCTTTCCCCCTGGGGCCTCACCGATGGCCTGATCGGACTGGCGATCTGGTTCTACGCCGGTAGCCGCCTGCAGTTTGCCGTGCTTGATTACCTGTTGGGTTTCGGGCTCTTGGGGGTGGCCTTTGTGATGCTGTATAGCCTGTGGTTCATCATCGGCAGTAGCAGCATCTGGTTTGTGAAAGTAGCCAATGCTACGGAGGTGCTGCGGGCGGTGCTCGAGGCCGGGCGCTTTCCAGTGCAGGCTTTTCCGGCGGCTTACCGCTTCATCTTTACTTTTGTGGTGCCGGTGGCTTTCCTTACTACCGTGCCCGCCGAGGCCGCCCTGGGCCGGCTGACCGTTGCAAACCTGGGCCTGGCCGTTCTGATAGCCCTGGGCCTGCTGTTGTTTTCGCGGGCCTTCTGGCGCTTTGCTCTCAGAAGCTACACCTCAGCCTCGAGCTGA
- the clpB gene encoding ATP-dependent chaperone ClpB: MNLERYTEQARQAIAQSQVLARESAHSQIDLPHLAAVMLRDAASLPAQIVQKAGLNPQSIYQAAQTELGRLPKVSGTEGGQYLSSRLASVLGRAEKLAEELKDRFVALDTLLLALAETGYGGLQANGIRQALQEIRGGRTVNSEHAEGTYNALEQYGLDLTRQAEEGKLDPVIGRDEEIRRVIQILLRRTKNNPVLIGEPGVGKTAVVEGLAQRIVKGDVPEGLKGKRIVSLQMGSLLAGAKYRGEFEERLKAVIQETVQSAGQIILFIDEIHTVVGAGKAEGAVDAGNMLKPALARGELHLIGATTLDEYREIEKDPALERRFQPVFVDEPSLEETVSILRGIKEKYEVHHGVRISDPALIAAAQLSHRYIADRKLPDKAIDLVDEAAARLRMALESSPESIDALNRRKLQLEIEREALKKETDAESKFRLGELEKEIAELEAEIKKQQAEWEAEREIMQRLRAAQQRLDEVRTQIEQAERAYDLNKAAQLRYGELPKLEQEVNELADRMAGAKFVRPMVTEEDIAAIVSRWTGIPVAKLMEGEREKLLRLEDELHKRVVGQDEAIVAVADAIRRARAGLKDPNRPIGSFLFLGPTGVGKTELAKTLAASLFDTEENMVRIDMSEYQEKHTVARLIGAPPGYVGYEEGGQLTEAVRRRPYSVILFDEIEKAHPDVFNVLLQVLDDGRLTDGQGRTVDFRNTVIILTSNIGSPLIFEGIQSGQSYETIRERVFGVLQQHFRPEFLNRLDEIVVFRPLAREQIAAIVQIQLEAVRKRLAERRITLELSQEALDFLAQRGYDPVFGARPLKRVIQRELETPLSRKILAGEVADGAHLYVSSGPLGLTFEVRQAAVA, translated from the coding sequence ATGAATCTGGAGCGCTATACCGAACAAGCCCGCCAAGCCATTGCCCAAAGCCAGGTGTTGGCCCGGGAGTCTGCCCATTCGCAGATCGACCTACCCCACCTGGCTGCGGTGATGCTGCGGGATGCCGCAAGCCTGCCAGCCCAGATCGTGCAAAAAGCTGGGCTGAATCCCCAAAGTATCTACCAGGCAGCGCAAACCGAACTGGGCCGCTTGCCCAAGGTCTCGGGAACCGAAGGAGGGCAGTATCTTTCGTCCCGTCTGGCCTCGGTGCTGGGGCGGGCCGAAAAACTGGCCGAAGAACTGAAAGATCGCTTCGTGGCCCTGGACACGCTGCTTTTGGCCCTGGCCGAGACCGGGTATGGAGGGTTGCAGGCCAATGGTATTCGGCAAGCCTTGCAGGAGATTAGAGGAGGAAGAACCGTGAACAGTGAACATGCCGAAGGAACCTACAACGCTCTGGAGCAGTACGGCCTCGACCTGACCCGCCAGGCCGAAGAGGGCAAGCTCGACCCCGTGATCGGGCGCGACGAAGAGATCCGGCGGGTAATTCAAATTTTGCTGCGCCGCACCAAGAACAACCCGGTGCTGATTGGTGAGCCGGGGGTGGGTAAGACCGCCGTGGTGGAAGGGCTGGCCCAGCGCATCGTGAAGGGCGACGTACCCGAGGGGCTCAAGGGCAAGCGCATCGTGAGCTTGCAGATGGGCTCGCTGCTGGCGGGGGCCAAGTACCGCGGTGAGTTTGAAGAGCGGCTCAAGGCCGTCATCCAGGAGACCGTGCAGAGCGCGGGCCAGATTATTCTGTTCATCGACGAGATTCACACCGTGGTGGGGGCCGGTAAGGCCGAAGGCGCGGTGGACGCAGGCAACATGCTCAAGCCGGCCCTGGCCCGGGGCGAGCTGCACCTGATCGGGGCCACCACCCTCGACGAGTACCGCGAGATCGAGAAAGACCCGGCCCTGGAGCGCCGCTTCCAGCCGGTGTTTGTGGACGAGCCCAGCCTCGAGGAGACCGTCAGCATTCTGCGCGGCATCAAGGAGAAGTACGAGGTGCACCACGGGGTGCGCATCTCCGACCCGGCGCTCATCGCGGCGGCCCAGCTCTCGCACCGCTACATCGCCGACCGCAAGCTGCCCGATAAGGCCATCGACCTGGTGGACGAGGCGGCGGCCCGGCTGCGCATGGCCCTCGAGAGCAGCCCCGAGAGCATCGATGCCCTGAACCGCCGGAAGCTCCAGCTCGAGATCGAGCGCGAGGCCCTGAAGAAAGAGACCGACGCCGAGAGCAAGTTCAGGCTGGGCGAGCTGGAAAAGGAAATCGCCGAGCTCGAGGCCGAGATCAAGAAGCAGCAGGCCGAGTGGGAGGCCGAGCGCGAGATTATGCAGAGGCTCCGCGCGGCCCAGCAGCGCCTCGATGAGGTACGCACCCAGATCGAGCAGGCCGAGCGGGCCTACGACCTGAACAAAGCCGCCCAGCTCCGCTACGGCGAGCTGCCGAAGCTCGAGCAGGAGGTCAACGAGCTGGCCGACCGCATGGCCGGGGCCAAGTTTGTACGGCCCATGGTGACCGAGGAGGATATCGCCGCCATCGTCTCGCGCTGGACGGGCATCCCGGTAGCCAAGCTGATGGAAGGCGAGCGCGAGAAGCTCCTGCGCCTCGAGGACGAACTGCACAAGCGGGTGGTGGGCCAGGACGAGGCCATCGTGGCGGTGGCCGACGCCATCCGGCGGGCCCGCGCCGGCCTCAAAGACCCCAACCGGCCCATCGGCTCCTTCCTCTTCCTGGGCCCCACCGGCGTAGGCAAGACCGAGCTGGCTAAAACCCTGGCCGCCAGCCTCTTCGACACCGAAGAGAACATGGTGCGCATTGACATGTCGGAGTACCAGGAGAAGCACACCGTGGCCCGCCTGATTGGGGCCCCTCCGGGCTATGTAGGCTACGAGGAGGGCGGCCAGCTCACCGAGGCGGTGCGCCGCCGGCCCTACTCGGTAATCCTCTTCGACGAGATCGAGAAGGCCCACCCCGACGTGTTCAACGTTCTGTTGCAGGTGCTCGACGACGGCCGCCTGACCGACGGCCAGGGCCGCACGGTGGACTTCCGCAACACCGTGATTATCCTCACCTCCAACATCGGCTCGCCCCTCATCTTCGAGGGCATCCAGTCGGGCCAGAGTTACGAGACCATCCGCGAGCGGGTGTTTGGGGTGCTGCAGCAGCACTTCCGCCCCGAGTTCCTCAACCGCCTCGACGAGATTGTGGTCTTCCGTCCGCTGGCCAGGGAGCAGATCGCGGCCATCGTGCAGATCCAGCTCGAGGCGGTGCGCAAACGCCTGGCCGAACGCCGGATTACCCTCGAGCTCTCGCAAGAGGCCCTCGACTTCCTGGCCCAGCGCGGCTACGATCCGGTCTTTGGGGCTAGGCCCTTGAAGCGGGTGATCCAGCGGGAACTCGAGACCCCCCTCTCGCGCAAGATTCTGGCGGGCGAGGTGGCCGATGGCGCTCATCTGTACGTGAGCAGCGGCCCCCTGGGCCTCACCTTCGAGGTGCGTCAGGCTGCGGTGGCCTAA
- the trxA gene encoding thioredoxin encodes MAVSDNITTCIHCGAKNRLGNPPAGQVPVCGACKKPLPWLVNATQGLTPELQASVPVLVDFWAEWCGPCKMIAPVLEEIAREYAGRLKVVKLNVDHHPLAQSAYHVQGIPTLILFKNGQPVERIVGAAPKHMLLQKLQPHL; translated from the coding sequence ATGGCTGTATCCGACAACATCACCACCTGTATCCATTGCGGCGCTAAAAACCGTCTGGGTAACCCCCCCGCGGGCCAGGTTCCGGTCTGCGGGGCCTGCAAAAAGCCCCTGCCCTGGCTGGTGAATGCCACCCAGGGCCTCACCCCCGAGCTTCAGGCCAGCGTGCCGGTGCTGGTGGATTTCTGGGCCGAGTGGTGCGGGCCCTGCAAGATGATTGCCCCGGTGCTCGAGGAGATCGCCCGCGAGTACGCTGGCCGGCTCAAGGTGGTCAAGCTGAACGTGGATCATCACCCCCTGGCCCAGAGCGCCTACCACGTGCAGGGCATCCCCACCCTGATCCTGTTCAAAAACGGCCAGCCGGTTGAGCGCATTGTGGGGGCCGCGCCCAAGCATATGCTCCTGCAAAAACTCCAGCCCCACCTCTAG
- a CDS encoding ribbon-helix-helix protein, CopG family, which yields MLRKQVYLTPEEDAKLKRLAQATGRTEAEIIRLSLDLLPEEEAPVLLNLAQEGLLEFPERPCTPAKAQEVFQLYLARVGKRRLGLSQAVIEGREGR from the coding sequence ATGCTCCGCAAGCAAGTTTACCTGACACCAGAAGAAGACGCCAAGCTCAAGCGTCTGGCGCAAGCGACCGGGCGTACCGAGGCCGAAATCATTCGCCTGAGCCTCGACCTTCTCCCGGAGGAAGAAGCCCCCGTGTTGCTCAACCTGGCGCAGGAGGGCTTGCTGGAGTTTCCGGAGCGCCCCTGCACACCGGCTAAAGCCCAGGAAGTTTTTCAGCTTTATCTGGCACGGGTAGGGAAGCGCAGATTGGGGCTGTCCCAGGCGGTTATCGAGGGACGGGAGGGTCGGTGA
- a CDS encoding type II toxin-antitoxin system VapC family toxin produces MIPPYLDTSALIKRYDPQEPGAGAVVARLEETRVILTSALTPVEAVSAFRMKQRSGVFSAEEVRLAVEVLEAHTALQYRLVSPKPPVYREAKRLLLRYKLRAYDALQLATALVVVRVSGLEVGALEFWTADRDQAGAAQAEGLSVRLV; encoded by the coding sequence GTGATCCCTCCGTACCTGGATACCTCGGCCCTCATCAAGCGCTACGATCCCCAGGAGCCCGGGGCCGGGGCTGTGGTGGCCCGGCTGGAAGAGACGAGGGTGATACTCACGAGCGCCTTAACCCCAGTAGAGGCGGTTTCCGCCTTCCGCATGAAGCAACGAAGCGGGGTTTTCAGTGCGGAGGAGGTGCGCCTGGCCGTGGAGGTGTTGGAGGCTCACACCGCGCTGCAGTACCGCCTGGTATCGCCCAAACCCCCGGTGTACCGTGAGGCCAAACGCCTCCTTTTGCGCTATAAGCTGCGGGCCTACGATGCCCTACAACTGGCCACGGCCCTGGTGGTGGTTCGGGTAAGCGGCCTCGAGGTTGGGGCGCTGGAGTTCTGGACAGCAGACCGTGACCAGGCCGGGGCGGCGCAGGCCGAAGGGCTATCCGTCAGGCTGGTCTAA
- a CDS encoding Hsp20/alpha crystallin family protein, with protein MIRYNPFREIEQLQNALLRNFFTPTAESAHTPLVDALEDAQGIHLAVYLPGVEPSNVEVTAENNTLTIRAERPFNKPENANQWRLEGPYGKFERSFVIPNTFDLGKIEATFKHGILYLDIPKAEAAQPRRIEVRVNS; from the coding sequence ATGATTCGATACAACCCTTTCCGCGAGATTGAACAACTGCAAAACGCACTGCTGCGCAACTTTTTCACCCCCACCGCTGAAAGCGCCCATACCCCCTTGGTGGACGCGCTCGAGGATGCCCAGGGCATTCACCTGGCCGTCTACCTGCCGGGTGTGGAGCCCTCCAACGTGGAGGTGACCGCCGAGAACAACACCCTCACCATCCGGGCCGAGCGCCCCTTCAACAAGCCCGAGAACGCCAACCAGTGGCGGCTCGAGGGGCCTTACGGCAAGTTCGAGCGCAGCTTCGTTATTCCCAACACCTTCGACCTGGGCAAAATCGAGGCCACCTTCAAACACGGCATCCTCTACCTCGATATCCCCAAGGCCGAAGCTGCCCAGCCCCGCCGGATTGAGGTACGGGTCAACTCGTAA
- a CDS encoding rhomboid family intramembrane serine protease: MFPLHDINRAHRRPYVVYLLVVLNLVGFVYTFGLTDPAAVIGAYGFVPARFMADPFGEGITLFSSMFLHGSLLHILGNMWFLWVFGDNIEDRLGHGRFLLFYLLGGVAAALIQGLVSGFSSDIPMIGASGAISALLGAYIVLYPRALILSLVGWIPVPIPAVIYLGYWLLIQFAGDFMGEEGIAFWAHIGGFVAGVVLIRVFDSSSSRKA, encoded by the coding sequence ATGTTCCCGCTGCACGACATCAACCGGGCCCACCGCCGCCCGTATGTGGTCTACCTGCTGGTGGTGCTGAACCTTGTGGGGTTTGTGTACACCTTTGGCCTCACCGACCCCGCCGCGGTGATCGGGGCCTATGGCTTTGTGCCGGCCCGCTTTATGGCCGATCCCTTTGGCGAGGGGATCACGCTCTTCAGCAGCATGTTTTTGCACGGCAGCCTTTTACACATTCTGGGCAATATGTGGTTTTTGTGGGTCTTCGGCGACAACATCGAAGACCGTCTGGGCCACGGGCGTTTTTTGCTGTTCTATCTGCTAGGCGGGGTTGCCGCTGCCCTGATTCAGGGCCTGGTGAGCGGTTTTTCCAGCGACATCCCCATGATCGGAGCCTCGGGGGCCATCTCGGCGCTGCTGGGGGCCTACATTGTGCTCTACCCCCGCGCCCTGATTCTCTCGCTGGTGGGCTGGATTCCCGTGCCCATTCCCGCCGTTATTTACCTGGGCTACTGGCTCCTGATTCAGTTTGCGGGCGACTTTATGGGCGAGGAGGGCATTGCCTTCTGGGCGCATATTGGGGGTTTTGTGGCGGGAGTGGTGCTGATCCGAGTATTTGACTCGAGCTCGAGCCGCAAAGCGTAG
- a CDS encoding N-acetyltransferase encodes MVSISPHAVVQTRNIGTNVQIAEFAVIRQDVTIGNDVVIHPHVVIESGVVIGDGVEIFPGAYIGKEPKGAGALSRKPEFERRVVIGANSSIGPNSVIFYDVEIGESTLLGDGASIREKCRIGSKCIISRYVTINYNTTIGDRTKIMDLTHVTGNCRIGNDVFISLTVGMTNDNAIGRMDYDESRVQGPVIEDGAAVGAGVTLLPGVRIGRNALVGAGSVVTKDVDPNTLVMGIPARFVKKLGD; translated from the coding sequence ATGGTATCAATTAGCCCTCATGCAGTAGTACAAACTCGTAACATAGGGACAAACGTTCAGATCGCCGAGTTCGCTGTAATACGACAAGATGTAACCATTGGTAATGATGTTGTGATCCACCCCCATGTGGTTATCGAATCCGGGGTAGTAATCGGTGACGGTGTTGAGATATTTCCTGGGGCATATATTGGCAAGGAACCCAAGGGGGCTGGAGCTCTTTCTCGTAAGCCAGAGTTTGAAAGGCGTGTAGTAATAGGTGCAAACAGCTCTATTGGCCCAAACTCGGTCATTTTCTATGATGTTGAGATTGGCGAGAGCACTCTGTTGGGAGATGGTGCTTCTATTCGAGAGAAGTGTCGAATTGGATCTAAATGTATTATAAGTCGCTACGTAACCATAAATTACAACACAACCATCGGAGATCGCACCAAAATAATGGATCTAACTCATGTGACGGGAAACTGTCGAATTGGCAACGATGTATTTATTAGTTTGACTGTCGGGATGACAAACGACAATGCTATTGGGCGTATGGATTATGACGAATCCAGAGTTCAAGGGCCGGTGATTGAGGATGGTGCGGCAGTCGGGGCAGGAGTAACTTTGCTACCGGGAGTAAGGATAGGCCGTAATGCTTTGGTTGGAGCGGGTTCGGTGGTCACAAAGGACGTTGATCCAAACACCCTAGTAATGGGTATACCAGCCCGATTCGTAAAAAAGTTAGGTGACTGA
- a CDS encoding FdtA/QdtA family cupin domain-containing protein, producing the protein MPLDQVRIITLPKISDPRGNLTFVEENRHVPFEIKRVYYLYDIPGGEGRGGHAHYELEEFIIAASGSFDVILDDGYVRHRFHLNRSYFGLYVPKMVWRELDNFSSASVCLVLASNFYDELDYIRDYSEFVKRVRDG; encoded by the coding sequence ATGCCACTGGATCAAGTACGAATAATCACTCTGCCTAAGATTAGCGACCCGAGAGGCAACCTAACCTTTGTTGAAGAAAATAGACACGTGCCTTTCGAAATCAAACGGGTTTATTATCTTTATGATATACCTGGCGGAGAGGGCAGAGGTGGACACGCCCATTATGAACTCGAGGAGTTTATTATTGCTGCTTCGGGAAGTTTTGATGTCATTCTTGATGATGGTTATGTGAGACACCGTTTTCATCTTAATCGTTCGTATTTTGGTTTGTATGTTCCAAAGATGGTTTGGCGAGAATTAGACAATTTTTCTTCTGCCTCGGTGTGTTTGGTGCTCGCTTCTAATTTTTATGATGAACTAGACTATATTCGTGATTACAGCGAATTTGTGAAGAGGGTTCGAGATGGATGA
- a CDS encoding DegT/DnrJ/EryC1/StrS aminotransferase family protein: MDEIPFLDLRAAYLELKAEIDAAVLRSLESGWYIGGAEVEAFEAEYANYCGAQFCIGVGNGLDALHLSLKAFGVGPGDEVIVPSNTYIATWLAVTYSGAKPVPVEPDERTYNLNPALIEAAITPRTKAIIPVHLYGQPADLDPILEIARRYGLRVLEDAAQAHGARYKGKRIGAHGDAVAWSFYPGKNLGAIGDAGAVTTNNPELAERVSMLRNYGSRVKYVNELAGYNSRLDPIQAAVLRVKLAYLDEWNERRRLVAGLYLKQLANTGLTLPYVPEWGEPVWHLFVLRSSERDQLQKHLASQGIGTLIHYPIPPHRQQAYAEMGLQEGCLPISEAIHREVLSLPIGPHLSMAQAGRVVEAVQSFAWARS; this comes from the coding sequence ATGGATGAGATCCCTTTTCTAGACCTTAGAGCGGCTTATCTTGAGCTGAAGGCTGAGATTGACGCTGCTGTACTGCGTTCCCTCGAGAGCGGATGGTACATTGGTGGTGCCGAGGTCGAGGCTTTTGAAGCGGAGTATGCCAACTATTGCGGTGCCCAGTTCTGCATAGGTGTGGGAAACGGCCTCGACGCATTACACCTGTCACTCAAAGCTTTTGGGGTTGGCCCAGGTGATGAGGTAATTGTGCCCAGCAATACCTACATTGCAACCTGGTTGGCCGTGACATACTCGGGCGCCAAACCTGTTCCTGTCGAACCTGACGAGCGAACCTATAACCTAAACCCAGCACTTATTGAGGCTGCAATCACGCCTAGAACCAAAGCGATCATTCCCGTTCACCTTTATGGTCAACCAGCTGACCTTGACCCGATTCTCGAGATCGCGCGTCGGTATGGCTTGAGGGTACTCGAGGACGCTGCTCAGGCACACGGCGCACGCTACAAGGGAAAGAGGATAGGTGCACACGGCGATGCTGTTGCCTGGAGCTTTTACCCAGGCAAGAACCTTGGAGCAATAGGGGATGCTGGAGCGGTTACCACAAACAACCCCGAACTTGCTGAGCGAGTAAGTATGCTGCGCAACTACGGCTCCAGGGTGAAGTATGTCAACGAGCTGGCGGGTTACAACAGCCGCCTAGACCCCATCCAGGCCGCCGTGCTACGTGTAAAGCTTGCTTACCTGGATGAGTGGAATGAGCGTCGTCGTTTGGTTGCAGGGCTGTACCTAAAGCAACTAGCCAATACGGGGCTGACGCTCCCGTACGTTCCCGAATGGGGCGAGCCTGTCTGGCATCTGTTTGTGCTTCGCAGCTCTGAGCGTGATCAGTTGCAGAAGCATCTTGCGTCCCAGGGTATCGGAACCCTGATTCACTACCCGATTCCGCCCCACCGACAGCAGGCATATGCCGAAATGGGTCTGCAAGAAGGCTGCCTCCCAATCTCGGAAGCCATTCACCGGGAAGTACTTTCATTGCCCATCGGCCCACACTTAAGCATGGCACAGGCAGGCCGCGTGGTGGAGGCTGTACAGTCTTTTGCATGGGCTCGATCTTAA
- a CDS encoding oligosaccharide flippase family protein, with amino-acid sequence MGSILRATLILGSGSVVSLFAGFIANKAYAIWVGPEGLGLLSLLQGLLGLAALVAGMGLPSGLVRLGATAASQNDSTFIAALRQASWQLYALLAGTVVLLSLLFGQPIARLMLADSPASILVWVVLAVLLSLAAGLQIGLLNAYHRVEMLARVTALSSIFGAAWGVGLVWLWRETALPLVLMGVPTAQLVLSSYFVRNLYLTREKPLLARVREARAQLLRFGFPYTLSQLVGSAVQLAMPFFVLHQLGQENVGYYRAAVLFSTAYIGFLLNALGQDYYPRLSSVRDRPEVFRQTIHLQQTFVLLIGGPLITLSIALAPPMVTILFSTEFEPAVKVLQWQLLGDLLRFLSWTLGFAVLAILPSRMYLFTETLGGGMMLGFCLWGMQQFGLQGLGIGWLLGYGGYLLVLALVLVANKTWAPTWTNVGLLMLGLGVATLVRFFSQPWGLLVALVWTLMCGFWLLVWLRQVRVEVR; translated from the coding sequence ATGGGCTCGATCTTAAGGGCTACCTTGATCTTGGGTAGCGGCTCTGTCGTAAGCCTGTTTGCTGGCTTTATCGCGAACAAGGCTTATGCGATATGGGTTGGCCCGGAAGGGCTGGGTTTGCTGAGCTTACTGCAAGGCTTGCTTGGACTGGCTGCGCTGGTTGCTGGGATGGGTTTACCCTCTGGATTGGTTCGCCTGGGAGCAACGGCCGCAAGCCAAAATGACAGCACATTTATAGCTGCGCTACGCCAGGCGTCTTGGCAACTTTATGCGCTGCTTGCAGGCACGGTGGTTTTGCTGTCGCTGCTCTTCGGCCAGCCTATTGCTCGTTTAATGTTGGCAGACAGCCCTGCTTCGATCCTTGTCTGGGTTGTTCTTGCTGTGCTACTCAGTTTAGCTGCGGGCTTGCAGATTGGCCTGTTGAATGCCTACCATCGCGTCGAGATGCTGGCTCGAGTGACGGCACTCTCTAGCATCTTTGGGGCGGCTTGGGGTGTTGGATTGGTCTGGTTGTGGCGTGAAACAGCATTGCCTTTGGTCTTAATGGGTGTTCCGACAGCCCAGTTGGTTTTGTCGAGCTATTTTGTTCGAAATCTGTATTTAACTAGAGAAAAACCCCTTCTAGCGAGGGTAAGAGAGGCTCGAGCCCAGTTGCTGCGATTCGGCTTTCCTTACACCCTGAGCCAGCTGGTTGGCAGTGCGGTACAGCTTGCAATGCCCTTTTTTGTGCTACACCAACTCGGTCAAGAAAACGTGGGTTACTACAGAGCTGCCGTATTATTTTCTACCGCCTACATTGGATTTTTACTAAATGCATTGGGTCAAGATTACTATCCCCGGTTATCTTCCGTTAGAGATCGGCCCGAGGTCTTCCGTCAGACTATACACCTCCAGCAAACTTTTGTTCTACTGATAGGTGGCCCTCTTATCACACTTTCGATAGCACTGGCTCCCCCGATGGTAACGATTTTGTTTTCTACTGAGTTTGAGCCTGCAGTGAAAGTACTGCAGTGGCAACTGCTGGGCGATCTATTACGGTTTTTGAGCTGGACGCTTGGTTTTGCTGTACTGGCCATATTGCCCAGTCGCATGTATCTATTCACCGAAACGCTGGGGGGCGGGATGATGTTGGGGTTTTGTCTGTGGGGCATGCAGCAGTTTGGCTTGCAGGGCTTGGGTATAGGCTGGCTGCTCGGGTATGGCGGTTATTTGCTCGTTTTAGCACTGGTGCTAGTAGCAAACAAAACCTGGGCGCCCACATGGACGAATGTGGGTCTACTCATGCTGGGTCTAGGCGTGGCAACACTAGTGCGGTTTTTTTCCCAGCCTTGGGGGTTGCTAGTTGCATTAGTATGGACACTGATGTGTGGTTTCTGGCTGCTTGTTTGGCTTCGACAGGTTCGGGTTGAGGTGAGATAG
- a CDS encoding glycosyltransferase, producing MAEPLVSVLIPVYNHARYVRQCLDSLLSEGWPNLEVLVVDDGSTDNSFEMVQAWRTQHSTAFKRFILERQDNKGLCRTLNYLVRKAEGDFLTLVASDDYLLPNGIARRIEYLTNNPEKLAVFGDSIVVDSCGRQTGRSALTQIYKFSARPEALKVSRLMALELILRWSVPGPGLLLRRTAFDDTLGVGYYNESVMIEDRDYYLRLLARGALGFIDIPVAAYRWHQENTVNANGAKRMRQYADLASIAQRLSHQFTGIERLALLVEAKKRATAFSGLAPTRLPAWFFWRLVWALLLLIQDARVFFYRFVGGVD from the coding sequence ATGGCCGAGCCTCTGGTTAGCGTTTTAATCCCGGTTTATAACCACGCTCGCTATGTGCGTCAGTGTTTGGACAGTTTGTTGAGCGAAGGTTGGCCCAACCTCGAGGTTCTGGTTGTAGACGATGGTTCCACGGATAACTCTTTTGAGATGGTGCAAGCATGGCGCACGCAGCACTCGACCGCGTTCAAACGCTTTATATTAGAAAGACAAGACAACAAGGGCTTATGTCGAACTCTAAACTATTTGGTTCGAAAAGCTGAGGGAGATTTCCTGACGCTAGTAGCTAGTGATGATTACCTTTTACCCAATGGTATAGCCAGGCGGATTGAGTATTTAACAAACAACCCTGAAAAGCTAGCGGTTTTTGGCGACAGTATAGTAGTAGATTCTTGTGGGCGACAAACCGGGCGCAGTGCCTTGACTCAGATCTATAAATTTTCAGCCCGGCCGGAGGCGTTAAAGGTTTCGAGACTAATGGCGCTGGAGCTCATCTTGAGATGGTCTGTTCCTGGGCCGGGTTTGCTTTTGAGGCGTACTGCATTCGACGATACTTTGGGAGTGGGCTACTACAACGAGTCGGTCATGATCGAAGATCGAGATTACTATCTGCGGTTACTGGCTCGAGGCGCTCTTGGATTCATCGACATTCCCGTTGCCGCATACAGATGGCATCAAGAAAACACGGTTAATGCTAATGGAGCCAAAAGGATGCGCCAGTATGCCGATCTTGCATCTATTGCACAGCGACTCTCACACCAATTCACTGGTATAGAGAGACTGGCCCTTTTGGTGGAAGCGAAGAAACGGGCAACTGCCTTCTCTGGGTTAGCGCCGACTCGACTACCAGCATGGTTTTTCTGGAGGTTGGTCTGGGCTTTGCTCCTGCTGATCCAGGATGCCCGGGTGTTTTTCTACCGCTTTGTAGGAGGTGTCGATTGA